In the Candidatus Mycosynbacter amalyticus genome, one interval contains:
- a CDS encoding Jag family protein: MNQEQSAALAQKTVQDIISFFEINVEVVASVEDGVINISVGSSELNSLLIGRNAETLRSLQSIVASVLRNQNAELQRVNVDVADYKRQRADKLAEKARGWIEEVRKTGDSYVADLNAADRRVVHQVATEYSDIRTFSEGEGRDRRLIIAQASS, encoded by the coding sequence ATGAATCAGGAACAATCAGCTGCCTTGGCGCAGAAAACAGTCCAAGATATCATTTCGTTTTTTGAAATCAATGTTGAAGTAGTAGCAAGTGTTGAAGATGGTGTAATCAACATTTCGGTGGGTTCAAGTGAGCTCAATAGCCTCTTGATTGGCCGCAATGCCGAGACGCTGCGTAGCCTGCAATCTATCGTCGCGAGCGTACTGCGCAATCAGAACGCCGAGCTGCAGCGTGTCAACGTCGATGTGGCAGACTACAAGCGCCAACGCGCCGATAAGCTTGCCGAGAAAGCACGTGGCTGGATCGAAGAAGTGCGCAAAACAGGCGATAGCTACGTGGCCGATCTCAATGCTGCCGATCGCCGTGTGGTACACCAGGTTGCGACCGAGTATAGCGATATCCGCACTTTTTCTGAAGGCGAAGGCCGTGATCGTCGCCTGATTATCGCTCAGGCAAGTTCGTAG